CAATTAATTAGTGTTGTTTCTCTTAgcttttttttaaggttttttttttttttttttttttggggggggggggggtttgaatttttcttattcaatttttttcatgttttttattagtcttgtgtcaaacttttgtgaattattaattcgtctcgacgtgagaaatcaaaaaagcaaaatttttaacttttacccaaatatttttcaGAACAATTCTCTTCTTGTGAGAACCTTAAGTGAGGGCGAACCTccctttcctgatcgaattttgatgatttgaactgttcaatatgtgcagaatgtgattttatgAGTCTCcacaagaaattagcaaaaaatatggccGGAAaatgcttgttttgagcagtttttattggaacattcaatgaaaactgctcagatgaagtaCTTCCCGGTCATatgttttgctaatttctcgcggagacccttaaaatcacattctgatctaTGAGGTCCGCACTTAAGCTAAGTAAGGGATTCCTCATAAGAAGATGACTGCTTTTTGGAATATTCAAGATAAAAGCCAAAAAGCCCgagtttggcacaaaattaataaacgtgattattttttaaataaggataAGATgccaaaaagcccaaaaaaaaaattaaaagaaacaaCCCCTTCACCCCCTTACCCGACAGTACACtattcaaatgaaaaaattcaaaatgcccCAAATTCTAAGTTAGAAATTGACATTAAGAATGATAAAAACCTCTTCAATCTCACCCTAACTTCAATACTAAGTTTTGGCAATGCAGTTTTAATTTAACATCAACTTTCATAATTGTCAAACTTGTCATATTGTCTAAGTCATTTTCTTGCACCGGAAAATGAGATAGGTTTAAATCAATGCTCTAAATTTAACAAATCGAGGATCTTGTAGTGCAGATGTTGTAGTGCAACGGTGCACTACAGATGTGTAGTGCACGATCTAAGTCATCCATCTCTACCATCAATTGTCCAAATTTATTAAAAGTATCATCACTTCATCCACAGCAGCAAGGATGTCCATCTCTCTTTTTTGAGTGCAAAGGTTTACTCTCCAAGGATTTCATTGCATCTCTTATTTCTTCCTTTTATCTTTTAAGTTTTTCACTATCTGCTTCCTGACATATGGAACATACAAGTTGTATAAGCACCCAAAATCAACTTTGCAACAAAGGatatccaaaaaataaacaacCATCCCGTATGAAAACAAGTAAACTCAATACCTTATCCTCTGCATGCCACGGTTCGAAATTCCACGTTGCTCCTGCCTCGACAACATAGTCTGAATTTTGCGGGTCTGTCTTTATTGTAACTCTACAGAAAACTTCGCgcatttaaaataaaacttgaaaatttgGATTCCCAAGTATGTTCGCAAACAATTTCAACATTTTAGTTAGCTAGTGAGACATTCAAGCATCTCTCATCTAAGCATAGAAGGCCACATATTAATGGTCACAAAACTACAAGATAGTGATAGTACTTCTTCCGAATTCTAACAGTGAGAATACTTCAACCTCAATTCGAGACATCTACAATTGGCGCAATATATAAGTGCCATGGGATGAATGAAAACAACAATATAATTCAACAAACAACAACGAAGGAGATCCCAACTCAATTGTTAGTTTTACTACTATATTTAACACTTGCTCAGCCACAAGGGCATAGTAGGAACAACTTTCTCAGGCAATTGCACAATCTTTGCAATACTTAGGCAATTGGTAAACCAATCATGGAATTCAATGATAACACAAGAAAAGCATTGTTTTGTCATGACTACAATAATATGGGGTTGTTTGCATAGTACTTATTTATTGGTCCTTTTTTCAAATGTGCCAATTTTGCTATTTTTTAAATCTTCCTCATctgaaacattaaaaaaaaaaaaacaattacagTAAGATAAATATCCAAAAAGCTCacaaaaaaatgcttttttcctctaaaaaaatttaataaataaacaagacAAACAATAAGGACATATTGATTGTGTTCTTATTGAAAActctttttttaatgaaactGTGTTTAATAGGTGCCTCACTAATATGGATGCCGTGATATGAAAAGATTAGGActtactaaatctaagtgaaTAGGTAGCCCTCGATAGAGAAAAATAGGATTTATGTAGCCTATCCCAATTgatgggacacaaggctcggtttggttagATACTCTGCTAAGAATTTCAAGCGACGCCACTTGTAATGCCCAAATTGCCTAAATAAAATCAGATAAACGTAACTGAAGCCAGTATCTTCAAGGAATACCATAGACTTTACCAATTACGTACATAATCAAAGATAAATACAATTCATACATATAAATGACGATATATCAACACAAGCACATATGTGTACATATAGATACCTCGCTGAGAACGTCTTCTTTGAGGAAGTTCAATTTGGTGCCCTTGTAGACGTAATTGCCACATGGGCACAACATATGCTCATGGGAAGCATCATCATGACTTTTTATCTGCTGGTTCTTGAGTATTTGAAGTATTTGAAATGATAAAAATCTTTTGAATACTGAGAGATCATGGATGTTTTTTCGGATAAACCAAAGAGTAGCAGTGATTCTAAGAATAGAGATAGACATAATGAATAAAGGAGGTTCAAtaatattccgaagtaccaaaaaaaataaaggaggTTCAATGAATGAACTATGTTCTATAAttaccttttgaaaaataaaatatatccAAGTTCTGTCCTAAGTGGGGGAAGACCAACTGCACCAAGGACATGATACGTATGTCCTGGCGTGCCAATTTGGTCTTTCACCAGCCACATGTAAGAGAAATTATGCGAAGGTTCAAACACAATACAATTATCCAAAGTTCTATATTTTGTTAATTACGAATTGAATTAGAAATCTCAGCAAGGTCATTAAATTAGTTCGACAAAAAGCTTTCTTTATTTCGATCTCCAAAACTTTAGTCTTCTTTCCCTTATAAACTCCACTATTCTCTCAATAATTCCAATAAAATAAGTcacatacaaaaacagtgcataAAATATAACCCATAGCTAAAGAAATCAAGTATGACCACAATAAACCTACAAGCATAAAAGCAACACATGCAGTTGTTCTAGTCCATGGCATAAGCAATATAGTTTTAACCAACATAAATTGATTAATCTTAATACATAATAGCGGATTGCCCATGCCTAAGGCACTTTCAACATAAATTTTATACTCCCCTATTAATTCCCGTGCATGAATGCATTTGCCTCATAATTCACATAAACTTTTTCATTTTCACAAAGTATCCGAACCAAttttggggggagagagagagatttggtaaaaaaaaagagtgattaagtattccttttttgtttttcttctaatCGTACGATCACAAATTTTAACGAAAGTGATCTAACAGTTGTAGAGATTGCTCTCATTTATATGCCTAGACATTTTTAATAGAAACTactttattttataatatagattacCAGTGGGAGTTTCACTCTTCTAGATATCTtctccgagagagagagagagagcccgcACCTGGTAAAGTTAAAACAAACCCAAAGTAATGGGGCCACGGACTTAATTACAGTTTAGATTTGCAAGTGAGTTGAAGAACCCTATATCGAACAAAATAATAGAAGAGCATAATAAGAATCCCAAATCAAACAGAAttagatgaataaaaaaaagatatgtGAATTCAAAATGCTTAAAGAAGGGGTATATTGGAGATCTTGTTGGAATATTTAAGTTTTAAAACTCTTTTTAAAGTATTATTGTTTATTTATAATTCCAAGAGTCACCATTTCAAAAGGTGTCTCTTCATTTAAAAGGAGTTGGGTCTCTTGTCTTGTGAAAAGATACAACATATCCCTATATAAAGCTTTTACCTCTAACGTTACTTTTACCAGTTAATGATAAAaacactctctccctctctcattctctctttgATTGTCATCACAATATACTTTCTATATATTTGATCAATTTCGATCATAGACAGTTCACTCTACTTCCGATGGACGCAAACATCGAGAAGGCTTGACCGTAATTTAGGTTTTATATCTTGGAGTTGTTGATTGTTCTCAGAACCCTTGTGTGGAGAGGCAATAACAACTTTAGGACAACGACATCGTGATTCTTAAATCACATCACAGGCTAGATTATTTCTTACTTTGATAATATTATTAATTgtgttctatgttttttttagggttttgggtatTAAATTCCTAACAATCTAAAGTTGTTATTCGCTGATATAATTCCTAATCGCATCTTTGTCGGAAAACCAACGGTGTCTAACGTTGAAGAGTCTACTATTGGGCTTTTTAttacctttttggtccccaaagtattagcgAGTGGCCAATTTCATCCCCAATTTaaatatttgtccaatttcgtCCCCAACATTTAAAATATGTTAATTTGGTCCCCACCCCTAACGACGTCCCTCTTGTCCATTAAAAATAGAGGGCGTCAGTAGTATTACATCCTAAATACTacaacaaatgaaaaacaatGAACTGATGccctgaaaagaaaaaaaaaagaaagcaaaggaACGAAActaaagaacaaaacataatCAATTTCTGCTCTTAATTTAAGAGAACCAGCTTTGCACCATAAATCATGGTCATAACAATGACCTAACATAACAGTATaacacaaagttccaaatgcaAAACGGTCATAAGTTCTCCATATATACTGTAGCTTCGAAATTCAGCAGAAATCCAACCATCAATCATAACCACAAATCATCCCGAAATcccacccaaaagaaaaaaaaacctatacaCGAAACCCATAACCCCCCTACCAGAAGCATTCAATCTCCCACCAAtctcaaaagaaacaaaaacatcaatacAAGCATATTGCACCTGCTTAGGGTAAAGAAACTCACAATCCCACGTACCTACTCATCGTAACACTCCTCGGCTTCACAACCTCCCCTCTAAACACCTGCCTCACTAGAATGGGGCACGAAAGGGGTAGGGGTGTGAAGGGATAGGGTTTCTATAACGACTCGGAtttttactctatttttttttaaatacaaatttataatgttaaatactaattcaataattagttagattaattaactaaaatacattattatgtgtatattgATATTACAAACAAAATCGTATACGAAAATTATTATACTTTAGATATGCACACATTTATATTAATCCCTTATCCTTCCTAACTaaaccctaaaaaccctaactaaaatcctatccaaacaaaatccatacttATCCCACGTTTCCACACTCCATTCCCACGTTCCCTACAACAACCAATCCCTCCTCCATTCCCCCATCTATTCGGCTGAGATAGTGGAGAGAAGGAAATAATTTCTCCTCCTTCTCTTGTATTACTTTCTCCCATTAATTTCCATTCCCCATTTTCTTGTTCcactaagagagagagagagagagagagagagagagaattaatagctccctcccttttcttttttttctttttttttttttgccgagagagacaaaaagaagaagaaagcaaaagaaagaataagaaggaAGAAAAGTACTACCGTTGCGGCCACCAAGCCCCGCTTCCGAATCCACCATTTTCATCCGTCCTAGCTAGAACTCCAAGATTAAGGTAGATTTTTCATTACCCCttaactctaagtatattaGATGTATACCGTAGTATAATCAGGACTCAAATCGAGCTCATGTAAAGAGAAATCAAAATCGTCAAAACTATTTGAACCATTCGGTACCGCGCATCCGCAAGCCACGGCCTTACGGCCACCGTCTTTTTCCCATGCGGCTACAATGTGTTTCGGACTAAAAAATGTGTTTAATCTGGAAAGAATATTGAGACTTGTTTAGattctgttttgtttggtaaCTGCCCAGTACAATGATTATAGTTCTGTTTTATTGTTTCAAGAAATGCATGGTTAGTTTCGAACTTTTTACAAGTTATATGGTttaaggattaaaaaaaacttagggtgcgtttggttggatggaatggaATGTAAGTTGGAATAGAATTAagaatggaatggaattggaggaattgaaattggaataaTCATTCCAATTCCCATGTTTGGTTGTGGCTAGGAATCAATAGAAAGAATGGAATTCACATTCCAATTCCTGCGTTTGGTGTGCTAGAATCACACATCAATGgaatgaaattaataaatacCCCTGCACAATATTAGGCTAATTTTTGCTCGTCTCCCAACAATAAAATCTCACATGGCAGGTATACCATGTTCATAATTCACACCTATTTTAGCGTATCTTttacaaaaatttaggaaagaCAAGCTAAACGGTCACATTTATAAAATCCTAATGATAGAGCTAAAATATGAGAATTCCCAACACTTCAAATTTAACATCCAAAGTAAATCttcttgaaaaagaaacaaagcaaattaaaataaatacaccAAGTAGTAACTTCACAGATCTCCCCTAAGCAAAGCCATCACAAAATCTTCTTTCTCATCATCTTTCAAGGTAAAGAAACACGCAGTCGTCGCATGATCACGAGCTATGGCAAGTAAGGCTCTATGGCGTTGAATCATACATAGATCTGAAAGCTTCCGAAGCTCATCATTTACTTTGTCCCTCATCTTAGCTATAGCAAGATCGACACCAAGAGCTTGACTAAACTTATTAGTTGCTTCTTCAATCTTTGAACCAATGATCGTTGCTGCTTCACGGAAAGCATCCAAGCTATCAtcattcctctttctttttttcccgttAGAATTACTCTCTTCTCCGTTTGTGGATGACAAGAAGTGCTCCATTTCTTCAATACCAATGCCTAAATTTTCTGTATCACAACTCCCTTCATTCCTACTCTCCTCCTCTAATACATCCTCAGCAGTAACAGCATTCTTACCCGTGGCACGGTCTTTCCCGAAGACTGTTAAAAGCATGTCAAAGTGTGGGAAACTCCTATTCCTCCAGTTAGTTGCATCTTTATGGCTCTGaatcaaaatgaaataaaatagaaactcTTCAGTACTATGTAAAATCCAGCAAGGTGGGGATTTAAAAGAGAGTAGGAAAGAACAGAAAACATATCAGACAGCACAACACTACCATTTTGTAGCTAATTGGTATATTGGTCTACAGTACAGTGGAAATTTTGTATCAGACAGAAAAAGTAACAGGTCAggcaaaaaagggaaaagaaatgaCTTAGCGTGAAGTGAAAATGCACAATACCTTAACATAGTCATCCCAAATATGTTTTTCAGCAACCACCATATTTGTGTTTGGATCCCATCCGAAGCCACTAGTACTCCCTCCATAGATCATATCATACACGATGCAAACATCCTTCTTTAATGTCTTGATCCTAGATTCGATGTGTGGTTTAGCCTTTATCCCATGTCCAGGTAACTTCTCATGTAATACTCCTTCAATCACTGTGAGGGAACCGGCCTTGAACCCATTGTCCCTTTTGTCCCCTTTATTCACCAAGTCATGTAAAGCATAAATCAACTCTCTGTCCTCCTCATCATTCCATTTTCTGTGTACCTTTTTTTTCCATACTTCTGTCTAAAATAATAGAAAGCGAGATAACATCATAAACAAGACAACATAATAGGATTCAAAACACCAAATTTATATCCAAACCCACTTTTATCTATTACATGATTGTCCTCAttcatcaccaaaaaaaaaaaaaaaaacagaatccTGCATTCTCTTTTCAGCTCTTCTTGTCACCACATATCATCTACTTGCTCTTCTACTTGCTCTCCATGCAATAAAACATAGAAGCTGCCTTGTTGTCTCTAAAAGAGGTCCATTGTGGTGATGTCTCAACACTAGAAACAATATCTGCGTCCTCTTCATCCCTATTCTCAATGAATCTTATATTTTCAAAGGGGTCTTTTTTCAACTCGTCCCTTATATAGTTATGTAGCAAACAACAAGCTAAGATAATATGATTTTCGATTTTAATGGGGTAATAAGAAGGACTCCTAAGAATTGCCCATCGCTTTTTCAATATCGCAAAGGCCCTTTCTATCACATTTCGAGCACTTGAATGCTTCATATTGAA
The sequence above is drawn from the Rhododendron vialii isolate Sample 1 chromosome 6a, ASM3025357v1 genome and encodes:
- the LOC131328788 gene encoding uncharacterized protein At2g29880-like codes for the protein MIYGGSTSGFGWDPNTNMVVAEKHIWDDYVKSHKDATNWRNRSFPHFDMLLTVFGKDRATGKNAVTAEDVLEEESRNEGSCDTENLGIGIEEMEHFLSSTNGEESNSNGKKRKRNDDSLDAFREAATIIGSKIEEATNKFSQALGVDLAIAKMRDKVNDELRKLSDLCMIQRHRALLAIARDHATTACFFTLKDDEKEDFVMALLRGDL